One Dermacentor andersoni chromosome 6, qqDerAnde1_hic_scaffold, whole genome shotgun sequence genomic window carries:
- the LOC126521270 gene encoding uncharacterized protein isoform X3 encodes MSFRGSPPVHSAPASQPLASSCSRNLHCPPCSKSTAISHNGVSSAVSQANVVQRMSFRGSPPVHSAPASQPLASGCRRNLHCPPCSTSTSISHNSLLCPAVSQANVVQRMSFRDSPPVHSAPASQLRQWLPAKLRNLYYRPCSMSTALCNPPLDIRCQSRSVSPA; translated from the exons ATGTCGTTCCGCGGCTCACCACCTGTGCACTCAGCTCCAGCCTCGCAGCCACTGGCTTCTAGCTGCAGCAGAAACCTGCACTGCCCGCCCTGCAGTAAGTCGACTGCGA TTTCCCACAACGGAGTTTCCTCTGCCGTGTCCCAGGCGAATGTCGTTCAGCGCATGTCGTTCCGGGGCTCACCACCTGTGCACTCAGCTCCAGCCTCGCAGCCACTGGCTTCTGGCTGCCGCAGAAACCTGCACTGCCCGCCCTGCAGTACGTCGACTTCGA TTTCCCACAACAGTCTCCTCTGCCCTGCCGTGTCCCAGGCGAATGTCGTTCAGCGCATGTCGTTCCGCGATTCGCCGCCTGTGCACTCAGCTCCAGCTTCACAGCTACGCCAGTGGCTTCCTGCCAAATTAAGAAACCTGTACTACCGGCCCTGCAGTATGTCGACTGCGC TCTGCAACCCTCCTCTTGACATCCGCTGCCAGTCAAGATCTGTCTCCCCTGCCTAG
- the LOC126521270 gene encoding uncharacterized protein isoform X2: protein MSFRGSPPVPQLQPRSHWLLAAAETCTARPAVRRLRADVVQRMSFRGSPPVHSAPASQPLASSCSRNLHCPPCSKSTASECRSAHVVPGLTTCALSSSLAATGFWLPQKPALPALQYVDFDFPQQSPLPCRVPGECRSAHVVPRFAACALSSSFTATPVASCQIKKPVLPALQYVDCALQPSS, encoded by the exons ATGTCGTTCCGGGGCTCACCACCTGTGCCTCAGCTCCAGCCTCGCAGCCACTGGCTTCTAGCTGCAGCAGAAACCTGCACTGCCCGCCCTGCAGTACGTCGACTGCGA GCGGATGTCGTTCAGCGCATGTCGTTCCGCGGCTCACCACCTGTGCACTCAGCTCCAGCCTCGCAGCCACTGGCTTCTAGCTGCAGCAGAAACCTGCACTGCCCGCCCTGCAGTAAGTCGACTGCGA GCGAATGTCGTTCAGCGCATGTCGTTCCGGGGCTCACCACCTGTGCACTCAGCTCCAGCCTCGCAGCCACTGGCTTCTGGCTGCCGCAGAAACCTGCACTGCCCGCCCTGCAGTACGTCGACTTCGA TTTCCCACAACAGTCTCCTCTGCCCTGCCGTGTCCCAGGCGAATGTCGTTCAGCGCATGTCGTTCCGCGATTCGCCGCCTGTGCACTCAGCTCCAGCTTCACAGCTACGCCAGTGGCTTCCTGCCAAATTAAGAAACCTGTACTACCGGCCCTGCAGTATGTCGACTGCGC TCTGCAACCCTCCTCTTGA
- the LOC126521270 gene encoding uncharacterized protein isoform X1 → MSFRGSPPVPQLQPRSHWLLAAAETCTARPAVRRLRADVVQRMSFRGSPPVHSAPASQPLASSCSRNLHCPPCSKSTAISHNGVSSAVSQANVVQRMSFRGSPPVHSAPASQPLASGCRRNLHCPPCSTSTSISHNSLLCPAVSQANVVQRMSFRDSPPVHSAPASQLRQWLPAKLRNLYYRPCSMSTALCNPPLDIRCQSRSVSPA, encoded by the exons ATGTCGTTCCGGGGCTCACCACCTGTGCCTCAGCTCCAGCCTCGCAGCCACTGGCTTCTAGCTGCAGCAGAAACCTGCACTGCCCGCCCTGCAGTACGTCGACTGCGA GCGGATGTCGTTCAGCGCATGTCGTTCCGCGGCTCACCACCTGTGCACTCAGCTCCAGCCTCGCAGCCACTGGCTTCTAGCTGCAGCAGAAACCTGCACTGCCCGCCCTGCAGTAAGTCGACTGCGA TTTCCCACAACGGAGTTTCCTCTGCCGTGTCCCAGGCGAATGTCGTTCAGCGCATGTCGTTCCGGGGCTCACCACCTGTGCACTCAGCTCCAGCCTCGCAGCCACTGGCTTCTGGCTGCCGCAGAAACCTGCACTGCCCGCCCTGCAGTACGTCGACTTCGA TTTCCCACAACAGTCTCCTCTGCCCTGCCGTGTCCCAGGCGAATGTCGTTCAGCGCATGTCGTTCCGCGATTCGCCGCCTGTGCACTCAGCTCCAGCTTCACAGCTACGCCAGTGGCTTCCTGCCAAATTAAGAAACCTGTACTACCGGCCCTGCAGTATGTCGACTGCGC TCTGCAACCCTCCTCTTGACATCCGCTGCCAGTCAAGATCTGTCTCCCCTGCCTAG